One Candidatus Peregrinibacteria bacterium DNA segment encodes these proteins:
- a CDS encoding methionyl-tRNA formyltransferase has product MNPLRLLFFSSSPISLPLFRALLKDKRFEIMGLFCQPDKPAGRGQLLTAPETKLVAETEGILVHQMPRLSEAKELLDFLKKDPPDFLLTFAYGQILSSDWLELPRLAPLNVHASLLPLYRGAAPIQAALLDGQKQTGLSLMKMTEKMDEGPVAFKHPFDIEATMNSEDLFDALGSLAAERIPEDLLQLKERLVFEEQDPAAATYSSKIKKEDASVDFHKDAETLLRQFRAYTPWPGLWTTHQGQRLKFLGLEKSSTLSLQPGELSYRDFAFYVGTQKGDLKLTRLQLEGKKPLEAKDFILGFPDWASTFLGT; this is encoded by the coding sequence ATGAATCCTCTTCGTCTTCTTTTCTTTTCCAGCAGTCCCATCAGTTTGCCTTTGTTTCGTGCTTTATTGAAGGATAAGCGTTTTGAAATCATGGGTCTTTTTTGTCAGCCTGATAAGCCTGCAGGGAGAGGACAGCTTTTGACGGCTCCTGAAACGAAGCTTGTGGCGGAAACGGAGGGCATTTTGGTTCATCAAATGCCTCGGCTTTCGGAAGCTAAAGAACTTTTGGATTTTCTAAAAAAAGATCCGCCGGATTTTTTGCTCACTTTTGCCTATGGTCAAATTTTATCGAGCGATTGGCTTGAGCTTCCTCGCTTGGCTCCTTTGAACGTACATGCATCTTTGTTGCCTTTATACCGTGGAGCAGCTCCCATACAAGCGGCTCTTTTGGATGGGCAGAAACAAACGGGTCTTTCGCTCATGAAGATGACTGAAAAAATGGATGAAGGTCCTGTCGCTTTTAAGCACCCTTTTGATATTGAGGCCACCATGAACAGTGAAGATTTGTTCGATGCGCTCGGGTCTTTGGCGGCGGAGCGCATTCCTGAGGATTTGCTCCAATTGAAAGAACGTTTGGTTTTTGAGGAACAAGATCCAGCCGCAGCGACGTATAGCTCCAAAATAAAAAAGGAAGATGCCTCTGTGGACTTTCATAAAGATGCTGAAACCCTGCTGCGTCAGTTTCGCGCTTACACTCCGTGGCCGGGACTTTGGACCACTCATCAAGGGCAGAGGCTTAAGTTTTTGGGTTTGGAAAAAAGTTCCACTTTATCCCTTCAACCGGGCGAGCTGAGCTATCGTGATTTTGCCTTTTATGTGGGAACTCAAAAGGGAGATTTGAAACTCACTCGCTTGCAATTGGAAGGGAAAAAGCCCTTGGAGGCGAAGGATTTCATTTTGGGTTTTCCAGATTGGGCTTCAACTTTTTTGGGGACTTGA
- the lepB gene encoding signal peptidase I, producing MQEKTTKDFKFARFFLDIGLDIVIVVVLVLFIQNFIFAPFRIHGPSMCDTFNSFNGECYNGDGEFILVSRFPVWDLFGWSPTELERGDVIVFQAPYSEKGEYYIKRVIGLPGDTILVKNGLVYLKNEEGRFIEWDEPYLNAENTGNTHPHRSSAETYEVPEDSYFVMGDNRIKSSDSRRCFQQLGCSENSSPYLDESFIEGEVKLVLFPFTHFRWVSDLD from the coding sequence ATGCAAGAAAAAACGACTAAAGATTTTAAATTCGCGCGTTTTTTTTTGGACATAGGATTGGACATTGTGATCGTGGTCGTGCTGGTGCTATTCATACAAAATTTTATATTTGCTCCTTTTCGGATTCATGGGCCTTCGATGTGTGACACTTTCAACTCTTTCAATGGAGAATGTTACAACGGAGATGGAGAATTTATTTTGGTTTCACGCTTCCCTGTTTGGGACCTTTTTGGCTGGTCCCCGACCGAGCTTGAGCGAGGCGATGTGATTGTTTTTCAAGCTCCTTACTCTGAAAAAGGGGAATATTATATCAAGCGAGTGATAGGTCTGCCCGGGGATACTATTCTGGTCAAGAATGGGTTGGTTTATTTGAAAAATGAAGAAGGGCGTTTTATTGAATGGGATGAGCCTTATTTGAATGCCGAAAACACTGGAAACACCCATCCTCATCGCTCCAGTGCCGAAACCTATGAAGTTCCTGAAGACAGTTATTTTGTGATGGGAGACAATCGCATCAAAAGTAGTGATTCGCGCCGTTGTTTTCAGCAACTGGGTTGCTCTGAAAACAGCTCCCCTTACTTGGATGAATCGTTCATTGAAGGAGAGGTGAAATTGGTACTCTTCCCTTTCACGCACTTTCGTTGGGTGAGTGATTTGGATTAG
- the gatB gene encoding Asp-tRNA(Asn)/Glu-tRNA(Gln) amidotransferase subunit GatB: protein MDLEVIIGLEIHAEMNTRTKMFCACSNDNFGKEPNTNVCPICMGFPGMLPVANVESIKKGAIAAMALNCEIKKHSKFDRKNYFYPDLPSGFQISQYDEPVSENGHIEILVEGKKKRIGIRRLHLENDAGKLTHSTQGTLLDFNRAGKPLMEIVSEPDLRSAKEAKEYAESVQKIVRYSGSSDCDMEKGQMRFDASVSLRPVGDSKLYPRAEIKNLNSFRSLEASIEREIAKQSEAWEAGTPPTIETTVGWDEDKGDTHLLREKESAADYRYFPEPDLPPLELSEEQITEWRKEVPESPLAVYERFLSEYQLNEAEARFFSEDSRFARLFEETAKASKNAKTAASFVGTVLVSRLKEAGKSLADSPITAQHLTQLIQMIDAGKISNNVAKSSVFEAMMQSGKMPAQLVEELGLSQVSDTTAIEELCKKAIEANPEAVADVKAGKSKAMAAIVGSVMKESKGKANPQMVNELLTKLLS from the coding sequence ATGGATCTTGAAGTGATCATCGGATTAGAAATTCACGCAGAGATGAACACTCGCACCAAAATGTTTTGCGCCTGCAGCAATGATAATTTTGGCAAAGAGCCCAACACCAACGTTTGTCCCATTTGCATGGGTTTCCCGGGCATGCTGCCTGTGGCCAATGTCGAAAGCATTAAAAAAGGAGCCATCGCGGCGATGGCTCTCAATTGCGAAATTAAAAAACATTCCAAATTCGATCGAAAAAACTACTTTTACCCCGATCTACCATCAGGTTTTCAAATTTCTCAGTACGACGAGCCCGTTTCTGAAAACGGCCATATCGAAATCCTTGTAGAAGGGAAGAAAAAACGCATCGGCATCCGCCGTTTGCACCTTGAAAACGATGCTGGAAAATTGACCCACAGCACTCAAGGCACCTTGCTCGATTTCAACCGAGCGGGGAAGCCTCTCATGGAAATCGTCTCAGAGCCGGATCTGCGCAGCGCCAAAGAAGCCAAAGAATACGCCGAGTCCGTACAGAAAATTGTGCGCTACTCTGGAAGCAGCGACTGCGACATGGAAAAAGGACAAATGCGTTTCGACGCCAGCGTCTCTTTACGACCTGTAGGGGACAGCAAACTCTACCCTCGCGCCGAAATTAAAAACCTCAATTCTTTTCGCTCTCTAGAAGCCTCCATCGAACGTGAAATCGCCAAACAAAGTGAAGCATGGGAGGCTGGCACACCCCCCACCATAGAAACCACCGTGGGCTGGGATGAAGACAAAGGTGACACTCATTTACTCCGTGAAAAAGAAAGCGCCGCCGACTACCGTTACTTTCCTGAACCCGATTTACCTCCCTTGGAGCTCAGTGAAGAACAGATTACTGAGTGGCGCAAAGAAGTGCCCGAATCTCCTTTAGCGGTCTATGAACGTTTCCTCAGCGAATACCAATTGAATGAAGCCGAAGCTCGCTTTTTTTCAGAAGATTCACGTTTCGCCCGACTTTTTGAAGAAACGGCGAAAGCCAGTAAAAATGCAAAAACAGCAGCCTCTTTTGTGGGCACTGTTTTGGTGAGCCGTCTCAAAGAAGCAGGCAAATCTCTTGCCGATTCTCCCATCACGGCTCAGCATCTCACTCAGCTCATTCAAATGATCGATGCCGGAAAAATTTCAAACAACGTGGCTAAATCCAGCGTCTTCGAAGCCATGATGCAAAGTGGAAAAATGCCCGCTCAACTCGTAGAAGAACTGGGCCTCTCTCAAGTCAGCGACACAACAGCCATCGAAGAACTATGTAAAAAAGCCATCGAAGCCAATCCCGAAGCTGTAGCCGATGTAAAAGCAGGGAAAAGCAAAGCCATGGCTGCCATCGTGGGCAGCGTGATGAAAGAAAGCAAAGGTAAGGCCAACCCTCAAATGGTCAACGAACTTCTCACTAAACTTTTATCTTAA
- a CDS encoding WecB/TagA/CpsF family glycosyltransferase — MKNGTTFFGVKVDALTRVQAQARLDEKQLIFTPNPEILLEASRNPGYRKALQKGTLMLPDGNGLQLVSTLMFLPRWLRVLAFPNALVLYLFRRRYFRWVFPEIIHGADFMVDVIEKAVEKNWSIFFLGAAPGVAEKTAAYFQKRWPSLKVAGASSENPGKQAFEEVLKAKPQILFVAYGAPKQELWLSEYFEKLPSLRIAMGVGGSFDFYAGVVKRAPLLFRKLGLEWLWRLFLNPIQRGKRIWNAVVVFSFKALLARS; from the coding sequence ATGAAAAATGGAACGACTTTTTTTGGAGTGAAAGTGGATGCTCTGACTCGAGTTCAGGCTCAAGCTCGTTTGGATGAAAAACAGCTGATTTTTACACCCAATCCAGAAATTTTACTTGAAGCCTCTCGGAACCCTGGGTACCGAAAGGCGCTGCAAAAAGGTACTTTGATGCTGCCCGATGGGAATGGCCTTCAATTGGTGAGTACCTTAATGTTTCTGCCCCGTTGGCTTCGGGTACTTGCCTTCCCCAATGCGCTTGTGCTCTATCTTTTTAGAAGGCGCTACTTCCGCTGGGTTTTCCCTGAAATCATTCATGGTGCGGACTTTATGGTGGATGTGATTGAAAAAGCGGTTGAAAAAAATTGGTCCATATTTTTTTTAGGAGCTGCACCAGGAGTGGCAGAGAAAACAGCGGCTTATTTTCAAAAGCGATGGCCTTCTTTAAAAGTGGCCGGCGCTTCTTCTGAGAATCCTGGGAAACAGGCTTTTGAAGAAGTGTTAAAAGCAAAACCTCAGATTCTTTTTGTGGCGTATGGTGCGCCTAAACAGGAACTTTGGCTTTCGGAATATTTTGAAAAACTCCCTTCTCTTCGCATTGCGATGGGAGTGGGCGGCTCCTTTGATTTTTATGCGGGGGTGGTTAAACGAGCTCCTCTTCTCTTTAGAAAATTGGGCCTGGAGTGGCTGTGGAGGCTCTTTTTAAATCCGATTCAACGTGGAAAACGCATCTGGAATGCGGTGGTGGTGTTTTCCTTCAAAGCGCTGTTAGCTAGAAGCTAG
- a CDS encoding class I SAM-dependent methyltransferase, whose amino-acid sequence MHSKRIREKVKRDYNSIAEEFSETRQASWKEFEDFVPFLRSGLRVLDLGCGNGRLLGFLRDKQLHSYVGVDQSEALLEQARGCVDTFADGVIDPAKLRFVQADILNLPNLGGKFDAAFMIASFHHLPPKDQLVFLKRLKMHLKPGAFLFMTNWNLWSLRFWKAWLRNVLWPNYGFRGLLIPWKHRVKRYYYAFRPKQLRGLLEKAGYTVHYEKQDRNLITIART is encoded by the coding sequence ATGCACTCTAAGAGAATCCGCGAAAAGGTCAAGCGGGACTACAATTCGATCGCGGAGGAGTTTTCGGAGACGCGCCAAGCGAGTTGGAAGGAGTTTGAGGATTTTGTGCCATTTTTAAGATCCGGCTTACGAGTTTTGGACTTGGGCTGCGGCAATGGGCGTTTGCTCGGTTTTTTACGAGACAAGCAGTTGCATTCTTACGTGGGTGTGGATCAATCGGAGGCGCTACTTGAGCAGGCACGCGGATGCGTCGACACTTTTGCGGATGGTGTCATTGACCCTGCGAAACTCCGCTTTGTTCAGGCGGACATCTTGAACTTGCCGAATCTGGGAGGGAAATTTGATGCTGCATTTATGATCGCTTCGTTTCATCACTTACCGCCCAAGGATCAACTTGTGTTTTTGAAGCGGCTGAAAATGCATTTGAAACCGGGTGCGTTTTTGTTTATGACGAATTGGAATCTGTGGTCGCTGCGTTTTTGGAAGGCGTGGCTGCGGAATGTGCTGTGGCCGAATTATGGGTTTCGAGGACTGCTCATTCCCTGGAAACATCGAGTGAAACGGTATTACTATGCCTTTCGCCCTAAACAGCTTCGCGGTTTATTAGAGAAGGCAGGCTATACAGTGCACTATGAAAAACAAGATCGAAATTTAATCACCATTGCTCGCACATGA
- a CDS encoding tRNA uridine(34) 5-carboxymethylaminomethyl modification radical SAM/GNAT enzyme Elp3: MKIIQEENILKNLLKQASKLPEKTEGELHKLKKRFARDYKISLPTNFQLQTAYEELLKEGWKGEAVLQRLIRKRKIRTLSGVSVLTVLTKPYPCPGKCVFCPTEPGMPKSYLSNEPGAMRAVLDDFHPQDQVRTRLDSLTRQGHETEKIEMIVLGGTFSAYNRRYQTDFVRALFNACNKGLPKEKGPTGRSLEEAQRINESAKHKIIGLSLETRPDHITEDEILNMRRLGCTKVQIGVQHIDQAVLDLNKRGEKIEDTINAMKLLRDAGFKIATHLMPNLPGSTPELDLWVVQEFFRNPAFKPDQVKIYPCVVTPYAELEEWWREGRYQAYSDEVLMDLLYKIQLELPEYVRVERLFRDIPGESILEGSQKTNMRQLLEERMKADGKFCRCIRCREIRGESYDPNATSLRIHEFDASDGKEFFISFNQADPKDLLSQKDKLCSLLRMRYSSYSLQGKTHFIPELDGAALIREVHVYGAEVNVGSTKKTASQHAGLGRRMLEKAEELAKKDGFKKMAIIAGVGTRNYYRKWGYELEGTYMTKAL, translated from the coding sequence ATGAAAATCATTCAAGAAGAGAATATCCTTAAAAACCTGCTCAAACAAGCGTCCAAACTCCCTGAAAAAACGGAGGGGGAACTTCACAAACTCAAGAAGCGTTTCGCCCGGGACTACAAAATTTCTTTGCCCACAAACTTTCAACTGCAAACCGCTTACGAGGAACTCTTAAAAGAAGGATGGAAAGGGGAGGCAGTTTTGCAACGTCTCATTCGTAAGCGAAAAATCCGGACCTTATCAGGCGTCAGCGTGCTCACCGTTTTGACCAAACCTTATCCCTGCCCAGGCAAGTGTGTGTTTTGCCCCACGGAACCCGGCATGCCAAAGTCCTATCTTTCGAATGAACCCGGAGCCATGCGCGCTGTGCTTGACGATTTTCACCCTCAGGACCAGGTTCGAACTCGCCTCGACAGCCTCACACGCCAAGGTCACGAAACCGAAAAAATCGAGATGATCGTGCTCGGTGGCACTTTTTCAGCCTACAACCGCCGCTATCAAACGGACTTCGTGCGCGCTCTTTTCAATGCTTGCAATAAGGGCTTGCCAAAAGAAAAAGGCCCCACGGGACGTTCCCTTGAAGAGGCCCAACGCATCAACGAATCCGCCAAACACAAAATCATCGGCCTCAGCCTTGAAACCCGTCCCGACCACATCACCGAAGACGAAATTTTGAACATGCGCCGTCTCGGATGCACCAAGGTTCAAATCGGCGTCCAGCACATCGATCAAGCGGTACTCGACCTCAACAAGCGCGGCGAAAAAATTGAAGACACCATCAACGCGATGAAATTGCTCCGTGACGCGGGCTTCAAAATCGCTACTCACCTTATGCCCAACCTGCCCGGCAGCACTCCTGAACTCGACCTCTGGGTGGTACAAGAATTCTTCCGAAATCCCGCTTTTAAACCAGACCAAGTCAAAATCTACCCCTGCGTGGTCACCCCTTATGCCGAACTGGAAGAGTGGTGGAGAGAGGGGCGCTACCAGGCCTACAGCGACGAAGTGCTCATGGATCTCCTTTACAAAATCCAACTCGAATTGCCCGAATACGTACGGGTCGAGCGCCTTTTCCGCGATATTCCAGGGGAGTCTATTCTGGAAGGCAGCCAAAAGACCAATATGCGCCAACTTCTCGAAGAGCGTATGAAAGCCGACGGAAAATTCTGCCGCTGCATCCGTTGTCGTGAAATCCGCGGCGAGTCTTACGATCCCAACGCCACGTCTTTGCGCATTCATGAGTTCGACGCCAGTGACGGCAAAGAATTTTTCATCAGTTTCAACCAAGCGGATCCAAAGGATTTGCTAAGCCAAAAAGACAAACTCTGTTCGCTACTACGCATGCGCTACTCCTCCTACTCACTTCAGGGCAAAACTCATTTCATCCCTGAACTCGACGGTGCCGCACTCATTCGTGAAGTGCACGTTTACGGAGCAGAAGTGAACGTGGGTAGCACTAAAAAAACCGCGTCTCAGCACGCCGGACTCGGCCGCCGCATGCTCGAAAAAGCTGAAGAATTGGCCAAAAAAGACGGATTTAAAAAAATGGCCATCATCGCTGGAGTGGGCACCCGCAACTACTATCGCAAATGGGGCTATGAGCTCGAAGGGACTTATATGACGAAAGCTCTTTAA
- the recG gene encoding ATP-dependent DNA helicase RecG — protein MLDHRLDSKLLKTRDSYILKLKEMDIKTLRDLLTYFPRAYRDEQEFTRINEMRTDEVNVIQVKIKSMVNIPTRAGGVVTRAVVADSTGELPVMWFNQRHLKQLFFKGSDIILTGKIKFEKGRSMMMSPKYEKPSKVLLHTGRIVPVYPESEEITSKWLREKIYSLLPYAKFFDEYLPHWVLDGQRLMSYSDAIYHVHFAKDEEFLNKARERLAFDELFMLQFMALRRKKRWQEGFTGDKKLLTPELDMQAFFDALPFELTSAQKRTIEEIFGDLKRDFPMLRLIQGDVGSGKTAVAAAAIFAMVKSGYQCVLMAPTEILAKQHFKNLTTFLSRFGFNIQLLVGSMSASEHEDTVRQLATGTCDLVIGTHAIIQEGVSFARLGLVVIDEQHRFGVKQRAKLKAQGFPHLLNLSATPIPRTMALTIYGDQDLSILDELPPGRTPIVTRLVPEHKRSDAEFWVSDQVAKGRQVFVVCPLIEESEAVQVKAATLEFDRLRTEVFPNHRLALLHGRMKGDEKAEVMQNFAVGDIDILVSTSVIEVGIDVPNATIMMIEGADRFGLAQLHQFRGRVGRGAHQSYCFLFTDSGSDEALRRLKYMVEFNSGFDLAEKDLEVRGPGEIYGVKQSGIPDLKMATFGDKELLDRVRACAQRLVDEDPNLIGYPVLAEKVAKAEAQMEITDQA, from the coding sequence ATGCTCGACCACCGACTCGATTCCAAACTTTTAAAGACCCGCGATTCCTACATCTTGAAACTCAAGGAGATGGACATCAAGACATTGCGCGATCTTTTGACCTATTTTCCGCGGGCGTATCGCGATGAGCAGGAGTTCACGAGGATCAATGAGATGCGCACGGATGAGGTGAATGTGATTCAGGTTAAGATCAAGTCCATGGTGAATATTCCGACGAGGGCTGGGGGAGTGGTGACACGCGCGGTGGTGGCGGACTCCACAGGCGAATTGCCGGTGATGTGGTTCAATCAACGTCATCTCAAACAACTGTTTTTTAAGGGAAGCGACATTATTTTGACAGGTAAAATCAAGTTCGAGAAGGGGAGGAGCATGATGATGAGTCCGAAGTACGAAAAACCATCGAAGGTGCTCTTGCACACTGGGCGCATTGTGCCGGTGTATCCAGAGAGTGAGGAAATCACGTCAAAATGGCTTCGGGAAAAGATTTATAGCCTCTTGCCGTATGCAAAATTCTTCGATGAATATTTGCCGCACTGGGTGCTCGACGGGCAGAGGCTGATGAGCTATTCGGATGCGATCTACCATGTGCATTTTGCCAAAGATGAAGAATTTTTGAATAAAGCGCGCGAGCGATTGGCGTTTGATGAACTTTTCATGCTGCAATTCATGGCGTTGCGCCGCAAAAAAAGGTGGCAAGAGGGCTTCACGGGTGACAAAAAACTGCTGACGCCCGAACTTGACATGCAGGCTTTTTTCGATGCGTTACCCTTTGAACTCACGAGTGCACAGAAGCGCACCATTGAAGAAATTTTTGGTGATCTGAAGCGCGACTTTCCAATGCTACGTCTGATTCAAGGTGACGTGGGTAGTGGTAAGACGGCCGTGGCGGCTGCAGCGATTTTTGCGATGGTGAAGAGTGGTTACCAGTGTGTGCTGATGGCACCGACTGAAATTTTGGCTAAGCAGCACTTTAAGAATTTGACAACCTTTCTTTCACGTTTTGGATTCAATATTCAACTGCTCGTGGGCTCGATGAGTGCGAGTGAGCATGAAGACACTGTGCGTCAACTTGCGACGGGCACCTGCGATCTAGTGATTGGTACCCACGCGATCATTCAAGAAGGCGTTTCATTCGCGCGACTGGGCCTTGTGGTGATTGATGAACAACATCGTTTTGGAGTGAAGCAGCGTGCCAAGCTCAAGGCTCAGGGGTTTCCGCATCTTTTGAATTTATCGGCGACCCCGATCCCGCGCACCATGGCGCTCACTATTTATGGTGATCAGGACTTGTCTATCTTGGATGAACTGCCGCCAGGACGTACACCGATTGTGACGCGGCTCGTGCCCGAGCATAAACGCAGTGACGCGGAATTTTGGGTTTCGGATCAAGTGGCGAAGGGGCGCCAGGTTTTTGTGGTTTGTCCGTTGATTGAGGAGTCGGAAGCGGTGCAAGTGAAGGCTGCGACTTTGGAATTCGACCGATTGCGCACTGAGGTTTTCCCGAACCATCGGTTGGCCCTCTTGCATGGCCGCATGAAGGGCGATGAAAAGGCGGAAGTGATGCAAAACTTTGCTGTTGGTGACATCGACATCCTCGTTTCGACTTCGGTGATTGAAGTGGGCATCGACGTGCCGAATGCGACCATTATGATGATTGAAGGCGCGGATCGATTTGGTCTCGCACAGCTCCATCAGTTTCGGGGGAGAGTCGGGCGAGGTGCACATCAGTCCTATTGTTTCTTATTTACAGATTCAGGCTCGGACGAAGCCTTGCGTCGTTTGAAATATATGGTAGAATTCAATTCTGGTTTCGATTTGGCCGAAAAAGACCTCGAAGTTCGTGGTCCTGGAGAAATCTACGGCGTGAAGCAAAGTGGAATCCCGGACCTTAAAATGGCAACGTTCGGCGACAAAGAACTTTTAGATCGCGTTCGTGCATGCGCTCAGCGCCTTGTCGACGAAGATCCAAATTTGATCGGATACCCAGTGCTTGCCGAAAAAGTGGCCAAAGCAGAGGCGCAAATGGAAATCACAGACCAGGCTTAA
- a CDS encoding tyrosine--tRNA ligase — MTDEKAIDRVLNLGVADVIVKEDLKKKLMSGKQLRIKLGIDPTGFDLHLGHMVVVHKLKEFQDLGHQIILLFGNFTGRIGDPTGKNETRPMRTQEELEANAKDYMKQAASVLDVSKVEVRWNAEWLAPLNFADVITLSSQFTVAQMLERDMFQERIKNDQPISMHEFMYPLMQGYDSVALKADVELGGTDQTFNLLAGRTLQKAYGQEPQNILTVPILVGTDGSMKMGKSTGNYIGVDDKPEDMYGKTMSIPDDLILIYFELAGRKDGAYLAGVAKRLKDGENPRNLKMELGYELVKLYKGEEEAKRAEEHFKTVHQKKEIPDEIEEVTLGAGSGANGAWNIVDLISELGLAGTKSKARQLIEGGGVKWEGEKVEDVKREVELTGEAQLLQVGKRNFRRVRGD, encoded by the coding sequence ATTACCGATGAAAAGGCAATTGACCGCGTTTTGAACCTGGGAGTGGCGGATGTGATTGTGAAGGAAGACCTCAAAAAGAAGCTGATGAGTGGCAAGCAGCTGCGCATCAAGCTCGGCATCGATCCCACGGGTTTTGATCTGCACCTTGGACACATGGTGGTGGTGCATAAATTGAAGGAATTCCAAGACCTAGGGCACCAGATCATTTTGCTGTTTGGAAATTTTACGGGACGCATCGGGGACCCCACGGGCAAGAATGAAACTCGTCCCATGCGCACCCAGGAAGAATTGGAGGCAAACGCCAAGGATTATATGAAGCAAGCAGCCAGTGTTTTGGATGTTTCGAAGGTGGAAGTGCGTTGGAATGCCGAATGGCTCGCGCCACTCAACTTTGCAGATGTGATCACACTGTCTTCTCAGTTCACGGTGGCGCAGATGCTCGAGCGCGATATGTTCCAGGAACGCATTAAGAATGATCAGCCGATTTCCATGCATGAATTCATGTATCCGCTCATGCAGGGTTACGACTCCGTGGCTCTCAAGGCAGATGTGGAACTCGGTGGAACAGATCAAACTTTCAATTTATTGGCAGGTCGCACTTTGCAAAAAGCTTATGGACAAGAACCTCAAAACATTTTGACGGTGCCCATTTTGGTGGGGACGGATGGCAGCATGAAGATGGGAAAGAGCACCGGCAATTATATCGGTGTGGACGACAAGCCCGAAGACATGTACGGAAAAACCATGTCCATCCCCGACGATCTCATTCTGATCTACTTTGAACTCGCTGGACGCAAGGATGGAGCATACTTGGCTGGCGTTGCGAAGCGTCTCAAGGATGGTGAAAACCCCCGCAATTTGAAGATGGAACTCGGTTACGAACTTGTGAAGCTTTATAAAGGGGAAGAGGAGGCCAAGCGCGCGGAGGAGCACTTCAAGACCGTGCATCAAAAGAAGGAAATTCCGGATGAAATTGAGGAGGTGACTTTAGGAGCTGGCTCTGGCGCAAACGGTGCTTGGAACATTGTGGATTTGATTTCTGAACTTGGGCTTGCCGGTACGAAGAGCAAGGCGCGCCAGTTGATAGAAGGTGGGGGGGTGAAGTGGGAAGGCGAGAAGGTTGAGGATGTGAAGAGGGAGGTGGAACTGACGGGCGAGGCGCAGCTTTTGCAGGTTGGGAAGAGGAATTTTAGGAGGGTGAGAGGAGACTAG
- a CDS encoding RluA family pseudouridine synthase, with protein sequence MQFETQVNAEHSGKRVDQFLSDATGQTRSAVQKQILAGRVKINGVSPHKTGVKLATGDTVQMPLAGLPRPKLKKSNLKLEILFEDEKMLVINKPAGIVVHPDSTGHHENTIANAIQAHLTGKFEGFRPGIVHRLDKDTSGALIIAKTPESLHHLSRLFQNRKVHKSYLALVKDCPKTTSGKISAPIQRDSHKRKQMAMHRQGKNAVTTFEVLENYGWCSLLKVNIETGRTHQIRLHLAGIGHPVLGDTTYGNKPVNARALKELELKRQFLHAKNLEIDGKTFDAPLSQDLNLALSHFGV encoded by the coding sequence ATGCAATTTGAAACCCAAGTCAACGCCGAACACAGCGGAAAACGCGTGGATCAATTTTTATCAGACGCCACAGGCCAGACACGTAGCGCCGTGCAGAAGCAAATTCTGGCTGGACGTGTGAAGATCAACGGCGTGAGTCCCCACAAAACCGGAGTAAAACTGGCCACCGGCGATACCGTACAAATGCCCCTCGCCGGACTCCCTCGTCCCAAACTTAAAAAGAGCAATCTCAAACTCGAAATTCTGTTCGAAGACGAGAAAATGCTCGTGATCAATAAACCTGCGGGCATCGTCGTGCATCCCGACTCCACTGGCCACCACGAAAACACCATCGCCAATGCAATCCAAGCTCATCTCACCGGTAAGTTCGAAGGTTTTCGCCCTGGCATCGTTCACCGCCTGGACAAAGACACCTCCGGAGCCCTCATCATCGCCAAAACGCCCGAAAGCCTCCACCATCTCTCCCGTCTCTTCCAAAACCGCAAAGTTCACAAAAGCTACCTTGCCTTGGTGAAGGATTGCCCCAAAACCACTAGCGGAAAAATCAGTGCCCCGATTCAACGAGACTCCCATAAACGAAAGCAGATGGCCATGCATCGCCAAGGTAAAAATGCAGTGACCACTTTTGAAGTCCTCGAAAACTACGGCTGGTGCAGCCTCCTCAAGGTGAACATCGAGACGGGACGCACCCATCAAATTCGCCTCCACCTCGCTGGCATTGGTCACCCCGTACTTGGAGACACAACCTATGGAAACAAACCTGTAAACGCACGGGCCTTAAAAGAACTAGAGCTCAAGCGGCAATTCTTGCACGCAAAAAATTTGGAAATCGATGGCAAAACCTTTGACGCACCGCTGTCTCAAGATTTAAACTTGGCCCTTTCTCATTTTGGCGTATGA